CGATGAGGAATGGCGGGCGTTCGTCATGTACGGAACCCGCACCGGAAAACTGTCGACCGTGCGGGCCGACGGAAGTCCGCACGTGGCACCGATCTGGTTCCTGCTCGACGGGGACGACGTGGTGTTCAACACCGGCAAGGACACGGTGAAGGGGCGAAATCTGGCGCGGGACGGCCGGATCGCCCTGTGCGTGGACGACGACCGGCCGCCGTTCGACTACGTGGTGTTGCAGGGCCGGGCCCGGATCTCGGAGGACCTCGACGAGGTCCGGCACTGGGCTGCTCGGATCGCGGCCCGGTACATGGGTGAGCAGCGTGCCGAGGAGTTCGGCGCCCGCAACGGGGTTCCGGGGGAACTGCTCGTCCGCGTCGGGATCGACAAGGTCCTGGCGCAACGGGACATCGCCAACTGACCTGGGCCTACGGCGGCGCGGTCAGCCCACGGAGTCGAGCAGCCGGGCGGTGTGCATCCGCCCGGCATACTCGACCAGCCGGATCAGCACCTCCTTCCCCGAGTCGCGGTCACGGGCGTCGCACAGGACGACGGGGGTGCCCGGGTCGAGGTCGAGGGCGCGCGAGACGTCCTGGGCGCCGTATGTCCGCGTGCCCGTGAAGCAGTTGACGGCCACCACGAACGGGATGTGCCGGTGCTCGAAGTAGTCGACGGCGGGAAAGCAGTCCTCCAGGCGCCGGGTGTCGGCCAGGACCACCGCGCCGAGAGCCCCCTGCGACAGTTCGTCCCACAGGAACCAGAAGCGGTCCTGGCCCGGCGTCCCGAACAGGTAGAGGGAGAGGCCGGAACGGATGGTGATCCGGCCGAAGTCCATGGCGACGGTCGTCGTGACCTTCTGGTCCACGCCGTCGGTGTCGTCCACCAACTGGCCGGCTTCGCTCAGCAGTTCCTCGGTGCGCAGCGGCTTGATCTCGCTGACCGCGCCCACCATCGTGGTCTTGCCCACGCCGAACCCGCCGGCGACCAGAATCTTCAACGCCAGCGGGGCCGTCTCGCCGTCCGTGGCGTCGGAGTGCTCGGAGACCATGGATCACTTCTCTCGGGAGAGTTACGGGAGCGTACGGCTTCGGCATGTGCGCGAAGCCGGCAACATGACAACGGGGGCCGTCTTCCGCCGGATTCGACCGATTTCAGCCGGGTTCGATCACGATCTGACCGATGGAGCG
The Streptomyces sp. NBC_01485 genome window above contains:
- a CDS encoding PPOX class F420-dependent oxidoreductase, with translation MAQKMTDEEWRAFVMYGTRTGKLSTVRADGSPHVAPIWFLLDGDDVVFNTGKDTVKGRNLARDGRIALCVDDDRPPFDYVVLQGRARISEDLDEVRHWAARIAARYMGEQRAEEFGARNGVPGELLVRVGIDKVLAQRDIAN
- a CDS encoding GTP-binding protein, translated to MVSEHSDATDGETAPLALKILVAGGFGVGKTTMVGAVSEIKPLRTEELLSEAGQLVDDTDGVDQKVTTTVAMDFGRITIRSGLSLYLFGTPGQDRFWFLWDELSQGALGAVVLADTRRLEDCFPAVDYFEHRHIPFVVAVNCFTGTRTYGAQDVSRALDLDPGTPVVLCDARDRDSGKEVLIRLVEYAGRMHTARLLDSVG